A stretch of Zymoseptoria tritici IPO323 chromosome 1, whole genome shotgun sequence DNA encodes these proteins:
- the MgYpd1 gene encoding histidine containing phosphotransmitter protein (Hypothetical protein related to YPD1 protein that is a phosphorelay intermediate protein between the plasma membrane sensor Sln1p and the protein kinase Ssk1p in the osmo-stress pathway in S. cerevisiae) — MSDFGDVIDTLTFEQILEMDDDEEEREFSRSIVFDFFEQAANTFSQMDKSLEAKDLENLSALGHFLKGSSATLGLTKVKDSCEKIQHFGARKNETGDQDEPDDEVSLSKCRTTIEQTKVEFAEAERKLRRFYHDDGPAEGAKE, encoded by the exons ATGTCCGACTTTGGCGATGTTATTGACACGCTCACATTCGAGCAG ATCCTCGAaatggacgacgacgaagaagagcgcgAATTCAGCCGATCGATCGTGTTTGACTTTTTCGAACAAGCCGCCAATACATTCAGCCAGATGGACAAGTCATT GGAAGCCAAAgacctcgaaaacctctccGCCCTAGGCCACTTCCTCAAAGGTTCCTCCGCCACTCTGGGACTGACCAAAGTCAAAGATTCGTGCGAGAAGATTCAACACTTTGGCGCGCGCAAGAATGAGACGGGCGATCAGGACGAGCCGGATGATGAGGTCAGTCTAAGCAAGTGTCGGACGACGATTGAGCAGACGAAGGTGGAGTTTgccgaggcggagaggaagttgAGGAGGTTTTATCATGATGATGGACCGGCGGAGGGGGCGAAGGAGTAG